One region of Apium graveolens cultivar Ventura unplaced genomic scaffold, ASM990537v1 ctg2629, whole genome shotgun sequence genomic DNA includes:
- the LOC141700633 gene encoding uncharacterized protein LOC141700633, with product MIALDLNIVHSEVNCDSLLIVNHVKGTYEAKDNKMMAYLKIIKRLQSKFSSFTIRKVPREQNIQADALAGIGAVSRQMNILNIPNIHILKPAMERNEEKYYVMDIEEGEHHGWMTKYKEFLSKDISFNNKSEATTYKMKASRFCLIDGILFKKSVSGLLQRCLEKGEYEQV from the coding sequence ATGATAGCTCTGGACCTGAACATAGTACACTCAGAAGTCAATTGTGACTCTTTACTCATTGTGAATCACGTAAAGGGAACTTATGAAGCTAAGGATAACAAGATGATGGCATACCTGAAAATTATCAAGAGGCTACAAAGTAAATTCAGTTCTTTTACAATACGAAAAGTCCCAAGGGAACAAAACATTCAGGCAGATGCCTTGGCAGGTATTGGAGCAGTATCTCGACAAATGAACATCTTGAACATCCCTAATATTCACATTCTGAAACCAGCTATGGAGAGGAATGAGGAAAAATATTATGTCATGGATATAGAGGAAGGAGAGCATCATGGTTGGATGACAAAGTACAAGGAGTTCCTCTCAAAAGACATCTCCTTTAACAATAAAAGTGAAGCTACAACATACAAAATGAAGGCATCCAGGTTTTGTTTGATTGATGGCATACTATTCAAAAAATCTGTTAGCGGCTTGTTACAGAGATGTCTAGAGAAAGGAGAATATGAACAAGTGTAA